In one window of Pseudodesulfovibrio sp. JC047 DNA:
- a CDS encoding glycosyltransferase family 4 protein, whose product MKTCIFLPPVNKPTGGVTVLRQVADILHQAGKDVRLVARETSGWRPDGLADAAPVIEWADLHLTSDDIWMIPEGWVNALAPGLEAKAHCLNYVQNWAYLFSALPEGVDWHNLPVEFLAVSDPVSHYIKKTTFKDAPIIRPGIDRSIFYPPDKKPTRRFTVAFMPRKNKALIQQIKAIVEHRIGPNAINWLPIQGMSTHQVADALRSAHIFLATGFPEGCPLPPLEAMACGCLPVGFTGFGGWDYMRHIQSSPRFTPWIDLREVDWAGNGFWCADGDVLDAALCLEDALDMLKKNDLYLAAALESGQETADAYSSDTQKLAVLEAWDAF is encoded by the coding sequence ATGAAGACATGTATTTTTCTGCCCCCGGTCAACAAACCGACCGGCGGCGTCACCGTGTTGCGGCAGGTTGCCGATATTCTCCATCAGGCTGGGAAAGACGTCCGCCTTGTTGCGCGCGAAACCAGTGGTTGGCGACCGGACGGACTGGCCGATGCCGCGCCAGTGATTGAATGGGCCGACCTGCATCTGACGTCTGATGACATCTGGATGATTCCCGAAGGGTGGGTCAATGCACTGGCTCCGGGACTGGAAGCCAAGGCGCACTGTCTCAACTACGTCCAGAACTGGGCCTATCTGTTTTCGGCCCTGCCCGAAGGGGTGGACTGGCACAACCTGCCCGTGGAATTTCTCGCGGTCTCTGATCCCGTGTCCCACTACATCAAGAAAACGACCTTCAAGGATGCCCCGATCATTCGCCCGGGCATCGACCGCTCGATTTTCTATCCGCCAGACAAAAAGCCCACCCGCCGTTTTACGGTGGCGTTCATGCCGCGCAAAAACAAGGCACTGATCCAGCAGATCAAGGCCATTGTCGAGCACCGTATCGGACCGAATGCCATCAACTGGCTGCCCATTCAGGGCATGTCCACCCATCAGGTGGCCGACGCCCTGCGGTCCGCCCACATTTTCCTGGCAACAGGGTTTCCCGAAGGCTGTCCGCTCCCGCCTCTTGAGGCCATGGCCTGCGGGTGCCTGCCCGTGGGGTTCACCGGATTCGGCGGCTGGGACTACATGCGCCATATCCAATCGTCCCCCCGATTTACCCCGTGGATCGATCTGCGTGAAGTGGATTGGGCCGGAAACGGATTCTGGTGCGCGGACGGTGATGTGCTGGATGCCGCGCTCTGTCTGGAAGATGCGCTTGACATGCTCAAAAAAAACGATCTTTATCTAGCAGCGGCCCTGGAATCCGGGCAGGAAACAGCCGATGCCTACAGCTCTGACACCCAAAAACTCGCCGTCCTCGAAGCGTGGGACGCATTCTAA
- a CDS encoding TatD family hydrolase yields MSKKNRPEPESLALAAGGVDSHAHLDLEDFDEDRDELLARASASGISQILNVFLGPDAYERNRSLFDTHPQVSFLLGVHPNNAPDLTDDALERMRHHFSTDSRLKGVGEIGLDYYWDDVPPDVQKVAFIKQIDLARELSLPIVIHSRDANDDTATILESHGFKDYPVLWHCFGADIEFAERLVGNGWHISIPGPVTYRKKSEAVQAAVARIPLDRLMVETDCPYLTPEPWRGKRNHSSLVVFTAQRIAQIKGRSLENIWHITGDNARRFFSL; encoded by the coding sequence ATGTCCAAAAAAAACCGACCTGAACCGGAATCCCTGGCACTTGCCGCCGGGGGCGTGGATTCGCACGCGCACCTTGACCTCGAAGATTTTGACGAAGACCGGGACGAGCTGCTCGCCCGGGCCTCGGCCTCGGGCATCAGCCAGATACTCAATGTCTTTCTCGGACCGGACGCCTATGAACGAAACCGGTCCCTCTTTGACACGCACCCGCAGGTTTCCTTCCTGCTCGGCGTACACCCCAACAACGCCCCGGACCTGACCGACGATGCGCTCGAACGGATGCGGCACCACTTCAGCACCGATTCACGGCTCAAGGGGGTCGGGGAAATCGGCCTTGATTATTATTGGGATGATGTCCCGCCCGACGTCCAGAAAGTCGCGTTCATCAAACAGATTGACTTGGCCCGAGAACTGTCCCTGCCCATTGTCATTCATTCCAGAGATGCCAATGACGATACGGCCACCATCCTTGAATCACACGGATTCAAAGACTACCCGGTGCTCTGGCACTGCTTTGGTGCGGACATCGAATTCGCTGAACGTCTTGTGGGCAACGGCTGGCATATTTCGATCCCCGGCCCGGTGACGTATCGAAAAAAATCCGAAGCGGTCCAGGCGGCCGTGGCCCGTATCCCACTCGACCGGCTCATGGTCGAAACAGATTGCCCGTACCTGACCCCGGAACCATGGCGCGGCAAACGCAACCATTCATCGCTGGTGGTCTTCACGGCCCAACGTATCGCCCAGATCAAAGGCCGCTCACTTGAAAATATCTGGCACATCACTGGCGACAACGCCCGACGCTTCTTTTCCCTGTAA